A genome region from Dickeya dadantii NCPPB 898 includes the following:
- a CDS encoding microcin C ABC transporter permease YejB, whose protein sequence is MGTYLLRRLLLVIPTLWAIITINFFIVQVAPGGPVDQAIASIEMGQGSGFSAGGDGGGLARGPGGKPSVENTYRGARGLDPEIIAEITKRYGFDKPLHERYVKLIWDYVRFDFGNSLFRGSSVLALIKESMPVSISLGLWSTLIIYLVSIPLGIKKAVRNGSAFDVWSSTLIIVGYAIPAFLFAILLIVLFAGGGYLDWFPLRGLVSPHFDSLSWFDKVTDYLWHIALPVLAMVIGGFATLTMLTKNSFLDEIRKQYVVTARAKGLDEKRILYRHVFRNAMLLVIAGFPATFISMFFTGSLLIEVMFSLNGLGLLGYDATLQRDYPVMFGTLYIFTLIGLLLNILSDMTYTLVDPRIDFEERQ, encoded by the coding sequence GTGGGAACTTACCTGTTACGTCGACTATTGCTGGTGATCCCCACGCTGTGGGCCATCATCACCATCAACTTTTTTATTGTGCAGGTCGCGCCGGGCGGCCCGGTCGATCAGGCCATCGCCTCGATTGAAATGGGCCAGGGCAGCGGCTTTAGCGCCGGCGGGGACGGCGGCGGGCTGGCGCGCGGGCCGGGCGGCAAACCGTCGGTGGAAAACACCTATCGCGGCGCCCGCGGGCTGGACCCGGAAATCATCGCGGAGATCACCAAACGCTACGGCTTCGATAAGCCGCTGCACGAGCGCTACGTCAAATTGATCTGGGATTACGTGCGGTTTGACTTCGGCAACAGCCTGTTTCGCGGCTCGTCGGTGCTTGCCCTGATTAAAGAGAGTATGCCGGTGTCGATATCCCTCGGGCTGTGGAGCACGCTGATCATCTATTTGGTTTCCATTCCGCTCGGCATCAAAAAGGCGGTGCGCAACGGCTCGGCCTTCGACGTCTGGAGCAGTACGCTAATTATCGTCGGCTACGCTATCCCGGCGTTCCTGTTCGCGATCCTGCTGATCGTGCTGTTCGCCGGCGGCGGTTACCTCGACTGGTTCCCGCTGCGCGGCCTGGTATCGCCGCATTTCGACAGCCTGTCCTGGTTTGATAAGGTTACCGATTATCTGTGGCACATTGCGCTGCCGGTACTGGCGATGGTGATTGGCGGCTTCGCCACGCTGACCATGCTGACCAAGAACTCGTTTCTGGATGAAATCCGCAAGCAGTACGTGGTCACCGCCCGCGCCAAAGGGCTGGATGAAAAACGGATTCTCTATCGCCACGTGTTTCGAAATGCCATGCTGTTGGTGATCGCCGGTTTCCCCGCCACCTTCATCAGCATGTTTTTTACCGGTTCGCTGCTGATTGAGGTGATGTTCTCCCTCAACGGCCTTGGCCTGCTGGGGTACGATGCTACCCTGCAACGCGATTACCCGGTGATGTTCGGCACGCTGTACATTTTTACCCTGATTGGCCTGCTGCTGAATATTCTCAGCGACATGACCTATACGTTGGTTGACCCGCGTATCGATTTCGAGGAGCGCCAATGA
- the mepS gene encoding bifunctional murein DD-endopeptidase/murein LD-carboxypeptidase — MVKSQPTLRYIWRALPAVAVAVMLSACTNNTASVNNQTDRRVVNGGDPSLQASQDEFEAMVRNVEVKSKLLEQYASWKGVRYRLGGDSRKGIDCSGFVQRTFREQFGMDLPRSSYEQQDIGVQIQRNKLRPGDLVVFHAGSTGRHMGIYIGNQQFVHASTSIGVTISSMDDNYWKPRYREARRVLKQDSHS; from the coding sequence ATGGTCAAATCTCAACCGACTCTGAGATATATCTGGCGGGCCTTGCCTGCCGTGGCGGTAGCGGTAATGCTCTCCGCCTGTACCAACAATACTGCAAGTGTTAATAATCAAACTGATAGGCGTGTGGTTAACGGTGGTGACCCTTCACTACAAGCCTCTCAGGATGAATTCGAAGCGATGGTTCGCAACGTGGAAGTCAAATCCAAGTTGCTTGAACAGTACGCCAGTTGGAAAGGCGTGCGTTATCGCCTCGGGGGCGACAGCCGTAAAGGCATCGATTGCTCCGGTTTCGTTCAGCGTACTTTCCGTGAACAATTCGGTATGGATTTGCCGCGTTCCAGTTATGAACAGCAGGACATCGGCGTTCAAATCCAGCGCAATAAGCTGCGCCCGGGTGATCTGGTCGTGTTTCATGCCGGCTCTACCGGCCGCCATATGGGCATCTACATCGGCAACCAGCAGTTCGTTCATGCTTCCACCAGCATTGGTGTGACTATTTCCAGCATGGATGACAACTACTGGAAACCTCGCTACCGCGAAGCGCGCCGGGTGCTGAAGCAGGATTCGCACAGCTGA
- a CDS encoding CobW family GTP-binding protein, translating to MLTKVNLITGFLGSGKTTTIKHLLSRKPEDETWAVLVNEFGEIGIDGALLSDTGALLKEIPGGCMCCVNGLPMQVGLNMLLQKKPHRLLIEPTGLGHPKQILTLLTSEAYQPWLQLQAAVCLLDARQLGDSRYTENENFRDQLAAADVIVANKQDTWQDSDHDALQAWYQQQGQDRRLITLSQGQLDIAVLDLPRENHNALPDARHHHHSAVAKTGLAALKLTGRESWRRALNQGQGYYACGWIFDGDTQFNTASLLDWVRLAPVSRVKGVMRIPEGTLVVNRQGFDLRIETQSASPPDSRIEIINESEAEWNTLQKQLLNSRLI from the coding sequence GTGTTGACGAAAGTAAACCTGATCACCGGTTTTCTCGGCAGCGGCAAAACCACCACCATCAAGCACCTGCTGTCCCGCAAGCCTGAAGACGAAACCTGGGCGGTGCTGGTCAATGAGTTCGGTGAAATCGGTATCGACGGCGCGTTGCTGAGCGATACCGGCGCACTGCTCAAAGAGATCCCCGGCGGTTGCATGTGCTGTGTGAATGGCCTGCCGATGCAGGTGGGGCTCAATATGCTGCTGCAGAAAAAACCTCACCGCTTACTGATTGAACCCACCGGTCTCGGCCATCCGAAGCAAATTCTGACGCTATTGACCTCGGAAGCCTATCAGCCGTGGCTCCAGTTGCAGGCTGCCGTGTGTTTGCTGGATGCGCGCCAGCTCGGCGACAGCCGTTACACCGAAAATGAAAACTTCCGCGACCAGTTGGCCGCTGCCGACGTGATTGTCGCCAACAAGCAAGATACCTGGCAGGACAGCGACCACGACGCGCTGCAGGCCTGGTATCAGCAGCAGGGTCAGGATCGTCGTCTGATCACCCTGTCTCAGGGGCAGTTGGATATCGCCGTGCTGGATTTGCCGCGGGAAAACCACAATGCGCTGCCGGATGCCCGTCACCACCATCACTCCGCCGTCGCCAAAACCGGGCTGGCCGCACTGAAACTGACCGGCCGGGAAAGCTGGCGCCGCGCACTGAATCAGGGTCAGGGCTATTATGCCTGCGGCTGGATTTTCGATGGCGATACCCAGTTCAACACCGCCAGTCTGCTTGACTGGGTGCGTCTGGCACCGGTAAGCCGCGTTAAAGGTGTGATGCGTATTCCAGAAGGCACGCTGGTGGTTAACCGACAGGGATTCGACCTGCGCATTGAAACGCAATCCGCCTCACCGCCGGACAGCCGCATTGAAATCATTAATGAATCTGAAGCGGAATGGAACACCTTGCAAAAGCAGTTGTTAAATTCCCGTTTAATATAA
- a CDS encoding phosphatase PAP2 family protein, translated as MSKRSKLLILLFNLLGFSLFFSWYLPAQHGFWFDIDTSLFFYFNQRLATSSAFLHLVAITNNRAFDASALLAMGLLYLCYYLRRSHDARRQMLLIGLVMLMTAVVLNQLGHLIPIQHSSPTLFFSDINRVGDLTGIPTKDASSDSFPGDHGMMLMIFAAFMLRYFGRLAFAVSLLIVLVFATPRIMSGAHWFTDVAVGSLSIVLVGLSWWLLTPACDALISWLDHLLPGKKSLSQQA; from the coding sequence ATGTCAAAGCGTAGTAAGCTACTTATTTTATTATTCAATCTTCTGGGTTTTTCTCTGTTCTTCTCCTGGTATTTGCCCGCACAGCACGGGTTCTGGTTCGACATAGACACATCATTGTTTTTCTATTTCAACCAGCGCCTGGCTACATCCAGCGCGTTTCTCCATCTGGTGGCGATTACCAACAATCGCGCCTTCGACGCCAGTGCGCTGCTGGCCATGGGGCTGCTTTATCTGTGCTATTACCTGCGTCGCTCCCATGACGCGCGCCGTCAGATGCTGCTTATCGGTCTGGTGATGCTGATGACCGCGGTGGTGCTAAACCAACTGGGACATCTGATACCGATACAGCACAGCAGCCCGACGCTGTTTTTCAGCGACATCAACCGGGTGGGTGATCTGACCGGTATTCCCACCAAGGATGCGTCCAGCGATAGCTTCCCAGGCGATCACGGAATGATGCTGATGATATTCGCCGCATTTATGCTGCGCTACTTTGGCCGGCTAGCCTTTGCCGTCAGCCTGTTGATCGTGCTGGTATTTGCCACGCCGCGCATCATGAGCGGCGCGCATTGGTTTACCGATGTCGCCGTCGGGTCGCTGTCAATCGTGCTGGTGGGGCTCAGTTGGTGGCTGCTGACCCCAGCCTGCGACGCGCTGATTAGCTGGCTTGACCACCTGTTACCCGGCAAAAAATCGCTCAGTCAGCAGGCCTGA
- a CDS encoding extracellular solute-binding protein translates to MFIRALIATLLSACTWLAYAEPTTQQTYAFATLGEPKYQQGFTHYDYTNPSAPKGGKITFSALGTFDNFNRFALRGLAAARTESLYDALYVSSEDEPASYYPLIALTARYASDYSWIEVEMNPAARFHDGSPITAADVAFTFNMFMTQGVPQFRLYYKGADVKAITPHTVRFTFPEPDKEKMLGMLTLPVMPEKFWRDHKLSDPLSKPPLASGPYRITDYRMGQYVIYSRVTDYWAANLPVNRGRYNFDQLRYDYYLDDSVALEAFKAGAFDFRIEGSPKHWATQYEGGNFARGYIRKKDETNQAAQDTRWLVFNIQRPQFSDRRVRQALALAFDFNWMNKALFFNSYQRPNSFFQNTEYAAQGAPSAEELAWLTPLKDKIPSEVFGPAYRPEESDGSGYDRAGLLNALQLLQQAGWELKNQVLVNKQTGQPFRFELLLPSAANSIYVLPFQHSLARLGIRMEVRSVDSPQFNNRFRKRDFDMIPKLYPAMPYPSSDLAISWSSGYINSSYNSPGVQDTAIDQLIDNIVRHQGDKPALLSLGPALDRVLTWNQFAIPMWYSNHDRFAYWNKFAMPATRPAYTLGIDSWWYDADKAATLPAARR, encoded by the coding sequence ATGTTTATACGTGCACTTATCGCCACCTTGCTGTCTGCCTGCACCTGGCTGGCCTATGCCGAACCGACCACGCAGCAGACTTATGCGTTTGCGACCCTGGGCGAACCGAAATACCAGCAGGGATTTACCCACTACGATTACACCAATCCATCGGCCCCCAAAGGCGGCAAAATTACGTTCAGCGCGCTAGGCACTTTCGATAACTTTAACCGCTTTGCTTTGCGCGGTCTGGCCGCCGCCCGCACCGAAAGCCTGTACGACGCCCTTTACGTCAGTTCAGAAGACGAACCCGCCAGTTACTACCCGTTGATCGCGCTTACCGCGCGTTATGCCAGCGATTACAGCTGGATTGAAGTAGAGATGAACCCCGCCGCGCGTTTTCATGACGGTTCGCCGATTACCGCCGCCGACGTGGCGTTCACCTTCAATATGTTCATGACCCAAGGTGTACCGCAGTTCCGTCTGTACTACAAAGGCGCCGACGTCAAAGCCATTACGCCGCACACGGTGCGCTTTACCTTCCCTGAACCAGACAAGGAAAAGATGCTGGGGATGCTGACGTTACCGGTCATGCCGGAGAAATTCTGGCGCGACCACAAACTCAGCGACCCGCTGAGCAAACCACCGTTGGCCAGCGGCCCCTACCGCATTACCGATTACCGCATGGGCCAGTACGTCATTTATTCGCGCGTGACCGACTACTGGGCAGCCAACCTGCCGGTCAACCGCGGCCGCTACAACTTTGACCAGTTGCGTTATGACTACTACCTGGACGACAGCGTAGCGCTGGAAGCCTTCAAGGCCGGCGCATTTGATTTCCGCATCGAGGGTTCCCCCAAACACTGGGCGACCCAGTACGAAGGCGGTAATTTCGCCCGCGGCTACATTCGCAAGAAAGATGAAACCAATCAGGCGGCGCAGGATACCCGCTGGCTGGTGTTTAACATCCAGCGGCCGCAGTTTAGCGATCGCCGGGTGCGTCAGGCGCTGGCGCTGGCCTTTGACTTCAACTGGATGAATAAAGCGCTGTTTTTTAATAGCTATCAGCGCCCCAACAGCTTTTTCCAGAACACCGAGTACGCGGCGCAGGGCGCGCCATCGGCGGAAGAGCTGGCCTGGCTGACACCGCTGAAAGACAAGATTCCCTCCGAAGTCTTCGGCCCGGCATACCGGCCGGAAGAATCCGACGGCAGCGGTTACGACCGCGCCGGGCTGCTCAACGCGCTGCAACTGCTGCAACAGGCGGGTTGGGAGCTGAAAAATCAGGTGCTGGTGAACAAGCAGACCGGTCAGCCTTTTCGTTTCGAACTGTTGTTGCCGAGCGCCGCCAACTCCATCTATGTGCTGCCGTTCCAGCATAGTCTGGCGCGACTCGGTATCCGCATGGAAGTGCGCAGCGTCGATAGTCCGCAGTTCAATAACCGGTTTCGCAAGCGCGACTTCGACATGATCCCGAAGCTGTACCCGGCGATGCCCTACCCCAGCTCCGACCTCGCCATCAGTTGGAGTTCCGGGTATATCAACTCCTCCTATAACTCGCCGGGGGTGCAAGACACCGCCATTGACCAGTTGATTGACAACATCGTGCGCCATCAGGGCGACAAGCCGGCGCTGTTGTCGCTGGGACCGGCGCTGGACCGAGTGCTGACCTGGAACCAGTTCGCCATACCGATGTGGTATTCCAATCACGATCGTTTCGCTTACTGGAATAAATTTGCCATGCCTGCAACCCGCCCGGCCTATACGCTGGGTATCGACAGCTGGTGGTATGACGCGGATAAAGCGGCCACCCTGCCGGCAGCGCGTCGATAA